A DNA window from Bacteroides cellulosilyticus contains the following coding sequences:
- a CDS encoding TonB-dependent receptor plug domain-containing protein codes for MKKRLFLVLYTSLFVVTIFGQDFKGVIVNAKQRPLKGMKVWKKNTTESVKTDNMGVFSFSGLQPTDTLVVSISKKEEAIIPIGKLSQASLKLEKKFFILFDGQKEEKREYTRILRTSYNSNVLTREQIQKLSANSIYDLFKGGAIPGVTVNGDKITIRGGSSFDLDNEPLFVVDGTLYESSSEVDGVVSINDIDKVEIQKDGAAYGMKGANGVIIITTIKK; via the coding sequence ATGAAAAAACGATTATTTCTTGTTTTGTACACATCACTTTTTGTTGTAACGATCTTTGGTCAAGACTTTAAGGGAGTTATTGTTAATGCCAAGCAACGTCCTTTAAAAGGAATGAAAGTTTGGAAAAAGAATACCACTGAAAGTGTAAAGACAGACAATATGGGAGTATTCTCTTTTTCCGGTTTACAGCCCACAGATACATTGGTAGTATCTATATCTAAAAAAGAAGAAGCAATTATCCCTATTGGTAAGCTATCTCAAGCTTCTCTTAAATTGGAAAAGAAATTTTTCATCTTATTCGATGGACAGAAAGAAGAAAAAAGAGAATACACGAGGATTCTCCGTACAAGTTATAACTCAAATGTATTGACCCGTGAGCAAATTCAGAAGTTATCAGCCAATAGTATTTACGATCTATTTAAAGGTGGAGCTATTCCGGGGGTAACAGTGAACGGAGACAAAATTACAATTCGCGGAGGAAGTTCATTTGATTTGGATAATGAACCTTTATTTGTTGTCGACGGTACTTTATACGAAAGTAGCAGTGAAGTAGATGGTGTTGTATCAATCAATGATATAGACAAGGTAGAAATACAAAAAGATGGTGCAGCTTATGGTATGAAAGGAGCTAACGGTGTTATAATTATTACTACAATTAAGAAATAG
- a CDS encoding fasciclin domain-containing protein, with the protein MKLEYYKKALVLMVVPFLFASCELLGLDYQDSYDYDYDAGMPSNKIDMSAFEFIKSRTDIFSLLEEAILYAGVENEFKQSGMSYLLPTNTAFNSETSTDLSYFQTHQLTYIDDETGEVVSYAPISMTAYPKEQVKEFLLYHIVKGKYTFTNLPAEPTWFETVATADTAKINMYLLKDRNPNIVFNNFDGHYKSSIKPRTSNLYNSDGSYMHVLDSWLDRPTKEQLNMK; encoded by the coding sequence ATGAAACTAGAATATTATAAAAAAGCATTAGTCTTGATGGTAGTTCCTTTCCTTTTCGCGAGTTGTGAATTGCTGGGATTGGATTATCAAGATTCATATGATTATGATTACGATGCTGGCATGCCTAGTAATAAAATAGATATGTCTGCTTTTGAATTCATCAAATCCCGTACAGATATATTTTCTTTATTAGAGGAGGCGATTCTATATGCTGGAGTTGAAAATGAATTCAAACAAAGTGGAATGAGTTATTTATTACCGACGAATACAGCATTCAACTCAGAGACAAGTACTGATTTAAGTTACTTCCAAACTCATCAATTAACTTATATAGATGATGAGACAGGAGAGGTGGTATCGTACGCACCGATTAGTATGACAGCTTATCCGAAGGAACAAGTTAAAGAGTTTTTGCTTTATCACATTGTAAAGGGTAAGTACACCTTTACCAATCTTCCGGCAGAACCAACTTGGTTTGAAACGGTAGCTACAGCTGATACCGCTAAAATAAACATGTACTTATTGAAAGACCGTAATCCTAACATTGTATTTAACAATTTTGATGGTCATTACAAGTCTTCCATCAAGCCGCGTACTTCCAATCTTTACAACTCTGACGGATCATATATGCATGTGTTGGATAGTTGGTTGGATCGCCCTACAAAAGAACAACTGAATATGAAATAA
- a CDS encoding SusC/RagA family TonB-linked outer membrane protein, giving the protein MKKKEHKSKSLLWRLFLVLLALVLSINLMAQTITQTGVVVDQNNEPMIGVTVQAKGTATGGITDLDGNFTIKCNKGATLVFSFMGYKTVEHKASGQRMKIEMAEDAQALDEVVIVGFGSMNKKHITGSMTSVDSKILEEKNSVNVFDALQGAAPGMQIVSNSGAPGSSSFVSIRGASTFSDEGVSPLYVVDGVVVDNIDDISANDIKQIDVMKDAASSAIYGARSANGVILITTKSGESGKPRIDARYQHSFYTVARKLPQVNAFESRLSMAASDLDNPSKTLEKFSARTDSVGMQYSTNYYYQDLLFRTGGRDDASVQISGGSKGFKYRASLNYIGEKGVILESGNDKYTANVNVDYEPWKNIKFTTRVRLSYNKTNNIKESVLQDAMRRDPDMIIWYPDGELIPYYSSGGRRNPIAELKQKLDERSTYRGNFYQGITWTFAPWLRLDADISADYTSYRNLTFSSKYLEGSDNGKNTGADKSQQTWKYAGEAYLNFNKTIAKDHSLSAMVGSSFEVSNQLAYNIAGSFFLSEDIHYMNLATVKDVKNIYTSGWDEAMVGVFGRVVYSWKSRYTITGNLRFDGSSRFGKNNRWGSFPSVSAAWRISDEPFMRWSNNILTDAKIRASYGITGNDKIGRYESQTVYTAGSQYYNTVGGIVPASKYGNPDLKWEQTKQTNIGVDLSFLNGRIMFVADYYIKKTSDLLSDYNLPSTTGYDKMRVNLASIENKGVELSLTATPLRTRDFSWSTTINWWKNDNKILDLAREDYISSAWLIAAGKPAGLFYGYKNLGVYEYDASNAWSQDFKTRLTPVFKRDNEGNVVIGLNGQPTLLKYLNSDGTEYTGKIAQMKVNGVIAGGGDVIWYNKPNENGELDDVINSNDQTELGKANPDWFGSWGNTLTYKDFSLSFNFYVSWGGQVWNDLKRYYSSWGGNTHKQTPEYIMQGWKYPGEITSWYALNSKQRKTNNHSMSLSDQFLEDATFIRLQSVRLSYSVDPKFLAKTPLRSVQAYIYGNNLLTWTNYTGYDPELSGGVLTPGKDSSKYPRKREFGIGFNVGF; this is encoded by the coding sequence ATGAAAAAGAAAGAACACAAATCGAAATCGCTGTTATGGCGGTTATTTTTAGTTCTATTAGCATTGGTCTTGAGTATTAATCTTATGGCTCAAACAATTACACAGACAGGTGTTGTTGTTGACCAAAACAATGAACCAATGATTGGCGTAACTGTACAGGCGAAAGGTACAGCAACTGGTGGTATTACAGATTTAGATGGTAACTTTACCATTAAATGCAATAAAGGTGCCACATTAGTTTTCTCTTTTATGGGATACAAAACAGTTGAGCACAAAGCAAGCGGTCAAAGAATGAAGATTGAAATGGCTGAAGATGCTCAGGCTCTGGATGAAGTTGTAATTGTCGGTTTTGGTTCAATGAACAAAAAACATATTACAGGTTCAATGACTTCGGTTGATTCTAAAATCTTGGAAGAAAAGAATTCAGTGAATGTTTTTGATGCATTACAAGGAGCTGCTCCTGGTATGCAAATCGTATCAAACTCCGGAGCCCCCGGTTCTTCTTCATTTGTATCTATCCGTGGTGCCTCTACTTTTAGTGATGAAGGTGTATCTCCACTGTATGTTGTAGACGGAGTAGTTGTTGATAACATTGACGATATTTCTGCCAATGATATTAAGCAAATTGACGTTATGAAAGATGCAGCTTCTTCGGCTATTTATGGTGCTCGTTCTGCAAATGGTGTAATATTGATTACCACAAAATCCGGTGAATCTGGCAAGCCGCGCATTGATGCTCGTTATCAACATTCTTTCTACACTGTTGCGCGTAAATTACCTCAGGTTAATGCGTTTGAAAGCCGTTTAAGTATGGCAGCTTCCGATTTAGATAATCCATCTAAAACTTTGGAGAAATTTTCTGCACGTACAGACTCTGTAGGTATGCAATATAGTACAAACTATTATTATCAGGATTTATTGTTCCGCACAGGCGGACGCGATGATGCCAGTGTACAAATTAGTGGTGGTTCCAAAGGATTCAAGTATCGTGCATCTTTGAACTACATTGGTGAAAAAGGTGTGATTTTAGAATCAGGAAATGATAAGTATACCGCTAACGTCAATGTCGATTATGAACCTTGGAAAAACATAAAGTTTACTACACGTGTTCGTCTGAGTTATAATAAGACTAACAATATTAAAGAAAGTGTTTTGCAGGATGCTATGCGCCGTGACCCTGATATGATTATCTGGTATCCGGATGGTGAATTGATTCCTTATTATTCCTCTGGCGGACGTCGAAATCCGATCGCTGAATTGAAACAAAAGTTAGATGAACGTTCGACTTATAGAGGCAACTTCTATCAGGGTATAACATGGACTTTCGCTCCTTGGTTAAGATTAGATGCTGACATTTCTGCTGATTATACATCTTATAGAAATCTGACATTCTCATCAAAATATCTCGAAGGAAGTGATAATGGAAAGAACACTGGTGCAGATAAAAGTCAACAAACCTGGAAATATGCAGGTGAAGCTTATTTAAACTTTAATAAGACAATTGCTAAAGATCATTCTTTGAGTGCTATGGTCGGTAGTAGTTTTGAAGTTAGTAATCAATTGGCATATAATATAGCCGGTTCGTTTTTCCTCTCCGAAGATATTCATTATATGAATCTGGCGACTGTAAAAGATGTGAAGAACATCTATACAAGTGGTTGGGATGAAGCTATGGTCGGTGTTTTCGGACGTGTTGTGTACAGTTGGAAAAGTCGTTATACAATAACTGGTAATCTTCGTTTTGACGGTTCTTCCCGTTTCGGTAAGAATAACCGTTGGGGATCTTTCCCTTCTGTTTCTGCTGCATGGCGTATTTCAGATGAGCCATTTATGCGTTGGTCGAACAATATTCTTACGGATGCCAAAATCCGTGCCAGTTATGGTATTACTGGTAATGACAAGATTGGTCGTTATGAATCACAAACTGTTTATACAGCCGGTTCTCAATATTATAATACGGTTGGTGGTATTGTACCAGCATCTAAATATGGTAATCCCGATTTAAAATGGGAACAGACCAAACAAACCAATATTGGTGTGGATTTGAGTTTCCTGAATGGACGAATCATGTTTGTTGCTGATTATTACATAAAGAAAACAAGTGATCTGCTTTCTGACTATAATCTCCCGAGTACTACTGGTTATGATAAGATGCGTGTTAACTTAGCTAGTATTGAAAATAAAGGTGTTGAATTATCTCTTACCGCCACTCCGCTCAGAACACGCGATTTTAGCTGGAGTACAACCATTAACTGGTGGAAAAATGATAACAAAATTCTTGATTTGGCACGTGAGGACTATATTAGCAGCGCTTGGCTGATTGCAGCTGGAAAGCCCGCCGGTTTGTTCTATGGCTACAAAAACTTAGGTGTGTATGAATATGATGCGAGCAATGCCTGGAGTCAGGATTTTAAGACTCGTCTGACGCCAGTTTTCAAACGTGATAATGAAGGTAATGTTGTTATAGGTTTGAACGGTCAACCGACATTGCTGAAATATCTGAATTCCGATGGTACTGAATATACAGGTAAAATTGCCCAAATGAAAGTGAATGGTGTAATTGCCGGTGGTGGTGATGTGATATGGTATAATAAACCTAACGAGAATGGAGAATTAGATGATGTGATTAACTCTAATGACCAAACAGAATTAGGTAAAGCTAATCCAGACTGGTTTGGTTCTTGGGGCAATACTCTTACATATAAAGACTTCTCTCTTTCATTTAACTTTTATGTTAGCTGGGGTGGACAAGTTTGGAATGACTTGAAGCGTTATTATAGTTCATGGGGTGGCAACACTCATAAACAGACTCCCGAATATATTATGCAAGGATGGAAATATCCGGGTGAAATTACGAGTTGGTATGCTTTGAATTCCAAACAACGTAAAACCAATAACCACTCTATGAGTTTGAGTGATCAATTCTTGGAAGATGCTACATTTATTCGTTTGCAATCTGTTCGCCTTAGCTATAGTGTGGATCCAAAATTCTTGGCTAAAACTCCGCTTCGTTCAGTACAAGCATATATTTATGGTAACAATTTGCTGACTTGGACTAATTATACAGGTTATGATCCAGAATTGAGTGGTGGTGTTTTAACTCCCGGTAAAGATAGCTCTAAATATCCTCGTAAACGTGAGTTTGGTATCGGATTCAATGTTGGATTTTAA
- a CDS encoding alginate lyase family protein — MTKRTVFPLLYVLICTVCFGQEFVHPGMLHTTSDLEFMKAKVLAGEAPWKEAWSQLKSSEIASLNYKPTPFKVVDNGPYNNPDNGGKEFVRDGAAAYTMALQWYVEGDKAYAEKAIEIFNAWAQTLESVVNHNRQLKVGTAGIKYLNAAEIIKHTYKGWNAKDRKAFEDMVINVWYPVIKDWTPRYNGNWDAANGQTLMCIGIFLDRRDIFDTACKQLTDGNTNGAIKNYFYESGQCQESGRDQQHVQMGLAFLACAAEIAWNQDIDLYGAFDNRLYKGFEYTARYMSGEKVPHVQYITWCGKSVYGPEISSKQREKICPAWERAYHHYHDRKGMDMPYTRKMIQRSRPEGTANQSFMPWASLTSAGFPVR, encoded by the coding sequence ATGACTAAAAGAACTGTTTTTCCACTCCTGTATGTGCTAATATGTACTGTTTGTTTCGGACAGGAGTTCGTACATCCCGGAATGTTACACACGACCTCTGATCTTGAATTCATGAAAGCTAAAGTCCTTGCAGGCGAAGCACCTTGGAAGGAAGCGTGGAGTCAGCTCAAGTCATCGGAAATCGCTTCGCTCAATTACAAACCGACTCCTTTTAAGGTTGTAGATAACGGCCCTTATAATAACCCCGATAATGGAGGAAAAGAGTTTGTACGTGATGGTGCAGCAGCCTACACCATGGCTTTGCAATGGTATGTGGAAGGTGACAAAGCTTATGCGGAGAAGGCTATCGAGATATTCAATGCCTGGGCTCAGACTCTTGAATCGGTCGTAAATCACAACCGTCAATTGAAGGTGGGTACGGCAGGAATCAAATATCTCAATGCTGCCGAGATAATAAAACATACTTATAAGGGCTGGAATGCCAAAGATCGTAAAGCATTTGAGGATATGGTCATCAACGTCTGGTATCCGGTGATAAAGGACTGGACGCCTCGCTATAATGGTAACTGGGATGCTGCCAACGGACAAACACTTATGTGTATCGGCATTTTCCTTGACCGACGGGATATTTTTGACACTGCCTGTAAGCAGCTTACCGATGGTAATACGAATGGGGCTATCAAAAATTATTTTTATGAAAGCGGACAATGCCAGGAGAGTGGACGTGACCAACAACATGTACAGATGGGCCTTGCTTTCCTTGCCTGTGCCGCCGAAATTGCCTGGAATCAAGATATAGACTTATATGGAGCGTTCGACAATCGCCTCTACAAAGGATTTGAGTACACGGCCCGGTACATGTCCGGCGAAAAAGTTCCTCATGTACAGTATATCACTTGGTGTGGAAAGTCGGTCTATGGACCTGAGATCTCATCCAAACAACGGGAGAAGATCTGTCCAGCTTGGGAACGAGCTTACCATCATTATCATGACCGCAAAGGAATGGATATGCCGTACACTCGTAAGATGATTCAAAGAAGCCGTCCGGAAGGAACGGCCAACCAATCGTTTATGCCTTGGGCGTCGCTGACCAGTGCAGGCTTCCCTGTCCGATAA
- a CDS encoding RagB/SusD family nutrient uptake outer membrane protein — translation MKKYIILAFASLLALSSCESFLDRSPLSDLSPSSYFKDKAEMKNWNAGIYDAFQSALSKRQVLFGDVRSDNVTGTSYEDSKIYMNALMPNISEASWEPFFTCISRCNIGIQMYPTIPNILESEYAPYIGQCYAMRAYLYFWGTRTWGKMPIVTEPWDGALNTISVPRSSLEQVKEQILSDIEKAIGYFNQSDTSDKLYLGKDAMYALLTEVYMWYNDYQNALTASEHFINHKTLSLSNGEIEWKNIFTNPTGSKEVIFAMAWDYETDGALAGWPQLLGASNTNNGYRMAEPIFNEFIDRLRSEEGTDARFWNTIDTVKVYYKASRVPLTYASYTAGVESVNKCIKYSNIDPEREYDSSNQVYKSYFAVMNTTDSEFSLVMMRMANIMLLRAEALNKLNRGDEALNIVNEIRSRVGYLKDAKEEVSSVNNVNEVESIILQERQLELYGEGYRWFDLMRTGHLIEVMDPIYSARQEAANVTVTGFGDEGTKYWPIYYGEFESNKALVGDQNPPYTER, via the coding sequence ATGAAGAAATATATAATTTTAGCTTTTGCAAGTCTTTTAGCTTTATCAAGTTGTGAGAGTTTTCTGGATCGGTCTCCTTTGTCAGACCTGTCTCCATCGAGTTACTTTAAAGATAAAGCTGAAATGAAGAACTGGAATGCAGGTATTTATGATGCATTTCAGAGTGCCCTTTCCAAGCGTCAGGTACTTTTTGGTGATGTTCGCTCGGATAATGTAACCGGTACATCTTACGAAGATTCAAAGATTTATATGAATGCTTTGATGCCCAATATTTCAGAAGCCAGTTGGGAACCTTTTTTCACTTGTATCTCCAGATGTAATATCGGTATTCAGATGTATCCGACAATTCCAAACATCTTAGAATCCGAATATGCCCCTTATATCGGACAATGCTATGCCATGCGTGCTTACCTCTATTTCTGGGGAACTCGAACTTGGGGAAAAATGCCGATAGTAACAGAACCATGGGATGGGGCTTTAAATACGATATCCGTTCCTCGTTCCTCTTTAGAACAGGTAAAAGAACAGATATTATCTGACATTGAAAAGGCTATCGGTTACTTTAATCAATCTGATACAAGTGATAAACTCTACTTAGGAAAGGACGCTATGTACGCTTTGTTGACTGAGGTTTATATGTGGTACAACGATTATCAGAACGCCCTGACTGCATCAGAACATTTTATCAATCACAAGACCCTTTCATTATCCAACGGAGAAATTGAATGGAAAAACATCTTCACTAATCCTACCGGTTCAAAAGAAGTAATTTTTGCTATGGCATGGGATTATGAAACAGATGGCGCTTTGGCTGGTTGGCCGCAACTCTTAGGTGCAAGCAACACCAATAATGGTTATAGAATGGCAGAACCTATTTTTAATGAATTCATTGATCGGTTACGTTCCGAAGAAGGTACTGACGCACGTTTTTGGAACACAATTGATACAGTGAAGGTATACTACAAGGCATCTCGTGTTCCTTTGACGTATGCAAGTTATACAGCCGGTGTAGAAAGTGTAAATAAATGCATCAAGTATAGTAATATAGATCCTGAACGCGAATACGATTCTTCTAATCAGGTGTATAAATCATACTTTGCTGTGATGAATACAACAGACAGTGAATTTTCTCTGGTAATGATGCGTATGGCAAACATCATGTTACTTCGTGCAGAAGCTTTAAATAAATTGAACAGAGGAGATGAAGCTCTGAATATTGTCAACGAAATTCGTAGCCGCGTTGGCTATTTAAAAGATGCTAAAGAAGAAGTATCCAGTGTCAATAACGTAAATGAAGTAGAAAGCATTATTTTACAAGAAAGACAGTTGGAGCTTTATGGCGAAGGGTATCGCTGGTTTGATTTGATGCGAACCGGACACTTAATAGAAGTTATGGATCCGATCTATTCCGCACGTCAGGAAGCTGCAAACGTGACAGTTACCGGTTTCGGTGATGAAGGGACTAAATATTGGCCGATTTATTATGGCGAATTTGAGTCAAATAAAGCGCTTGTCGGGGATCAAAATCCGCCTTATACTGAACGTTAA